CAAGGGATAGAATTAGAGGTATTGCTGGGACATGTTGAGCCAGTGATAGTCAGGTTGCGGATTGCCAGTGCGATGTTAAATGTATTTTCGAACACTTCAGATGCAGTATTAGCCATGCTAATTAGGTTTTGTTGAACCTCTTCGGCCGAGTCGAACGCGGCGCTGTATGTGCAATCCGTGGCGATTCCAACAACTGCCACTCTTCTCGTTGTTGGACAGCCAGATGTGCTGCCAATGCTGTCAGTCAGGTCGGTACTATCAGGCAAATACTGGCGCTTGGTGAATGGGATTGCAGCATCAGGTCGTCCTAGCAGCGCGCCAACTTCGACATTCGTTTGCGGAACACCCGGAAAGTCATGATATACCACCATCCGGCGCCCGGAAGCGGGCACACCCGCCtgatctgatacaatacCGATATGATATTTCTGAGAAAAGACGCTGAGAGCTCCTTTGAAAAGGGGATCGTTTCCATCTCGAACAACGAACGCTCTCGCCCAACCCGCCGCCTCCCAACCACCACCGGCTGATCGAACTAGAGTCTTTCCCTTGAAGATCTTATGTTGTGCTCGCCCAGAGGTTTCTGTTCGTAAAACTTCTCCGTTTACATCAACGTGCCGCGTGTTCAGATTCTGGGAAAGGAGATCATGGTTCGGTTCGAGGCTGAGCCTAAACTCGCTGGGTTGCCCGGCAAGGCTAAATGTAAGGTTGAACTCCGTTGACGCTGTAACTCGTTGCGACGGTGTGTGGATGATGGCATTCTCGATGTTGGCTACCTTGGCCGGTGCGCGAGGACGTATTGAGTGTGCTGCTCATGTAAGCAATGGAATCCATATTGACGGTTAGATACATACCTGGCACATGtccgatgaagaagacaaaGCACGTAATTAAGGAAAGAATAGGTTGTAGTTTCATTGCTGATTATCAAATTCATAGCCGCAGATCATAAGCGCCGAATCCATTCCTTATATACGAAGTGCTTTTTGCACTTGTCCATATATATACATGGTCAATCCGTGTCCAAGGATCTAAGCCGCCATAAGGCTATACTCGAGTAAAGACAACCCACGTAATCCAGGCAGCAAAAATATATACCCCATTCGAAGAAAACGGCTTGCTTATAAAGGCCAAGAGAATCCTGTCATCATTGATGATGCCCGTGCCCGTATTAGAACAGGTTTGGTGGCTGTGTCTGCATCCCGGGCTATCCGGGGCGTGAAGAGTGCATGGCTGACATGAGTAGCCCTAAGGGCACCCCGTAGACAGCCGCCTCACATAAGCCGTTGATTAATGGGGCTCTTCGTGTCGTATTCTGAGTTGTTTCTATGGTTCGGAGTTAGTCCTATCGATGGTTACCGATCAGGGTTTAGCTTCCGGCGCTAATGCAAGTGGATTACAGAGTACACTTATTGCTTGGCGATAACCTTAGATTGCCGAATCCGGAATCCATGATTTCCATGGTTTAGACGTGGTGTTACAACATAATGGTTTTGCATGATGCAGTTTCTATATGCCTCGAAGGCGAAATAAACTCATGATTGCTTTGCAAGAGGTTATTTCAGATGCAACATACTCAGCATGGCATAAACTTGCGTAGTTAATCATATGAAAGAAATATCGTACTTCTATCTACAGAGGCGTCCTCAGCAGCGCGACATTCAAGAAAGCGGGATAGGCACCTTGTCCGGTTGATGCTTCGGCAATACTCCGGCACATCATCGATGTTGATCGATAAAGCTTGGGTTGGGTAGTCAGCTCATTAGTCTCCGGTTTACCAGACCAGCTCAAAACTTTACGCGTTGGTAAACAAAACCACCCGTAGTGGCAGGGCAGTGTTTATAGCAGTAAGTGACAGTAGTGATTGTGAGAAGTATTGGATGATTGGATGACTGTGGCCGAAGGCCACATCAAAATATCGATATTCATCTACGTATCCCAACCTTCCGGCATCGGCTTTTTACCCCAAACCTGTCCAAAACAAATGCTGATGCCTTTGCATACAAAACCCAACTCGGTCATGCCAAGAATGCCGAGAAGAGCTAGTGGAGTGCGCTTATTCTGTCTTATCTCCGGAACTTGTCGGCGATGACAGCCTTCAGGGCTTATATGTAGACTACGCGCCCATGCATCTTTTATACATTCTATTTCCCTTGTCCACCTGAAATAAATCCCGTCCATGTTATCACGACATACGCGTCTACAACGCGAGGAAACCATAATGTTGGACTATGGCTCCATCCAATTCATTCTGCTCGTGGCACTTACACTGTGgatatttttcttttgcgCCGACACCATGATCTTCTTCATTGGGAGCTTAAAACGGGCCTTGACTGACGGGACGGACCCTTTGGCTGCGGATTGGGAAGTTGAGAAAGGGAGCGGCACGAGGGAActcgatgaggaagatatcgaTGACACCGACTATCCCATGGGATAAGAAAGGTATGCTACCTGCATTCAGACAACAGTAGCCGTTTTGAGCTAACCTCTATGTTATTAGCAGACTTTATATTGGCCGATCTCGAATTCCTCTACACATCTCATGTGTTCGCGAACGTTTCGGGGATTCCTAATTGACCGGTCCCCGCAGATAATATCGTATTCCAAGAAACTGCCCTTCATGATGCAGCTCCACGCTCGACTACATGCCGAGGAAGCGCCGCGGGTCTGTAAAAAGGAATCATGTCTAGGCTGGCCAATGTGGTTTCCAGGGTCAACATCGGAGAGTTTTCGGGATTGTGGCTCCTGTGATGAGGTACTAAATCCAAGGCTTATGGGGTCGACCGGCATTTGCTGAGAATAGTAATTTTCCATTCCTGATCGTATATGacgtacggagtagtaaTGTGGAGTAGTCAATACCGCTAATGCAGGCTGCTTACGCCCATCCATGGCTCTTGGCAGCTTCGGCCGATAACGCCTTTGTGATTGGCTATTGACGCATACAAAAGACATACTCCGTCAGttcgagaaaaaaaaaaaaaaaacacgaCACAATGGCATCCATGCAGAACAAAGTCTTTGCAATCTTTGGCGGCGCCTCGGGCATGGGCTTGGTGACAGCCCGCTTTCTCCTGGCAAGAGGTGCCCGGGTGGCGGTCTGTGATATCTCTGCCGACAACCTGAAGCAACTCCATACGAGCCTCCCTACGGATCAGAATTCACATTGTTTCGTCCAAACCGGAAGCGTAACCGATGAGTCCGCCGTTGAAGCATTTCTCACGAAAACCAAGTCGAATTTTGGGAAACTGAATGGTGTCGCCAACTATGCTGGGGTTCCGGGTCACAAATTAGGCACAGAGGCCATCTGGCAGACGAGCCAGGAAGAGTATCATTTCATCATGGACGTCAATATCAGGGGATTGTTCAATGTGCTCACAGCTTCCCTACGTCCGGGCTTCCTCTAGGATGATTCGAGCGTGGTCCATATCGGGAGTATGTTTTCGCTCCAAGGCTTCAAGAATGGAGCTGTCTATGCAGCGTCAAAGCATGCTGCTCTTGGGATGGTGAGAAGCGCGGCCAAAGAAACGGGCGCTCGGACGAGAGTGAACTGTATTCTGCCGTAAGTCTCCTACCCTGTTTGGGTTCTGTTATTATTGTTAACGCAATGAAAGGGTGCGATTGACACCCCGATGCACCAAGCGAACCTGGCCCGTATTAAGGACTTTGATCCTGCCCCAAAAACAGCAATTCCCCGTGACGGAAGAGCCGAGGAAGTGGCAAGCGTGGCGGTCTTCTTGCTCAGCGACGAAAGTAGCTACGTGACTGGTGCTGCTTGGAGCGTGGATGGGGGCGCCAATGCCTAGCAGACTTACCCAAGGGCAGTGTTCTGTCAAGCCTTGATTGAGAGATATTCGTCATATGTTTTTGGGTTGCTACAGGGATTCCCCTACGTCTACTTCATGGTATATCTCTACGATGAAGACATTTATAGCAAGAATTCAATTTACCCAGTTCCTCTATAAAGCACTAAACACAAAGCAGAAAACAAAAAATTAAGAGCACAAAGCATAACATACATAACTTGCAAGTGATTGGGGGATCCAGTTCCTAAACATGACATTAAAAATTAAAGACAAAACCGAGTACATGACACATAACAAAAAGAGCAATTGGGAACACACCAGTCTGAAATCACTTTTCCAACTCGCGCTTGACGATATAGTCCCAAGCTATCTTGCTAGCTCGCTCCTTGGGCAGTTCCATTGAAATGACCGTGTCCAGTTCATACGCCAACTTCGTGAGGCTCAAATCATTGGTCAGATTGTCCGGATTCTCATagtcttcctcatcgtcacACAGG
This sequence is a window from Aspergillus chevalieri M1 DNA, chromosome 5, nearly complete sequence. Protein-coding genes within it:
- a CDS encoding uncharacterized protein (COG:O;~EggNog:ENOG410Q2X2;~InterPro:IPR001590,IPR024079;~PFAM:PF13574,PF13688,PF13583;~SECRETED:SignalP(1-22);~go_function: GO:0004222 - metalloendopeptidase activity [Evidence IEA];~go_function: GO:0008237 - metallopeptidase activity [Evidence IEA];~go_process: GO:0006508 - proteolysis [Evidence IEA]), which codes for MKLQPILSLITCFVFFIGHVPAHSIRPRAPAKVANIENAIIHTPSQRVTASTEFNLTFSLAGQPSEFRLSLEPNHDLLSQNLNTRHVDVNGEVLRTETSGRAQHKIFKGKTLVRSAGGGWEAAGWARAFVVRDGNDPLFKGALSVFSQKYHIGIVSDQAGVPASGRRMVVYHDFPGVPQTNVEVGALLGRPDAAIPFTKRQYLPDSTDLTDSIGSTSGCPTTRRVAVVGIATDCTYSAAFDSAEEVQQNLISMANTASEVFENTFNIALAIRNLTITGSTCPSNTSNSIPWNVGCSAGDMDWRLQRFTDWRRTLGDRTNAYWTLMTGCPNGEQIGVSWTGELCDSQLGANVVARTENAWQVFA
- a CDS encoding SDR family NAD(P)-dependent oxidoreductase (COG:Q;~EggNog:ENOG410Q23G;~InterPro:IPR036291,IPR002347;~PFAM:PF08659,PF00106,PF13561;~go_process: GO:0055114 - oxidation-reduction process [Evidence IEA]), translated to MASMQNKVFAIFGGASGMGLVTARFLLARGARVAVCDISADNLKQLHTSLPTDQNSHCFVQTGSVTDESAVEAFLTKTKSNFGKLNGVANYAGVPGHKLGTEAIWQTSQEEYHFIMDVNIRGLFNVLTASLRPGFL
- a CDS encoding uncharacterized protein (InterPro:IPR036291), coding for MHQANLARIKDFDPAPKTAIPRDGRAEEVASVAVFLLSDESSYVTGAAWSVDGGANA